A genome region from Prinia subflava isolate CZ2003 ecotype Zambia chromosome 12, Cam_Psub_1.2, whole genome shotgun sequence includes the following:
- the ARSG gene encoding arylsulfatase G, with protein sequence MGTPSLSPWAGLVLTLVLVGLWASCVVSKQPNFIVILADDVGWGDLGANWAETKETPHLDRLAAEGTRFVDFHSAASTCSPSRASLLTGRLGLRNGVTHNFGISSLGGLPLNETTLAQVLREAGYSTGAIGKWHLGHHSHHHPNSRGFDFYFGIPYSHDMGCTDSPGYNVPPCPPCPRRGATARVARRDCYTEVALPLFENLTIVQQPVELGSLARRYAEEAARFIQRASDSGRPFFLYLALAHMHVPLTPPVPPAPGRGVYGASLSEMDALVGRIRAVADSLGKGSTLLWFTGDNGPWAQKCELAGRLGPFVGAWQRQRGGSSAKQTTWEGGHRVPALVYWPGRVPAGRTSPALLSVLDIFPTLVALAGAALPPNRRFDGLDVSPVLFGWSDVGHKVLLHPNSGAGGKVGEVEALRLAQYKAFYTTGGAMACDGSTGPAERHQPPLIFNLDRDIQEQQPLDVASREYQAVLPAISRAYAQALQDIAADNVSVADYSQDPAAIPCCNVQHVGCRCHGAHGGLGSSWDPQVEKRTPRLCL encoded by the exons ATGGGGaccccgtccctgtccccatgggcagggctggtgctcaCCCTGGTGCTGGTGGGACTCTGGGCCTCGTGTGTGGTGAGCAAGCAGCCCAACTTCATCGTCATCCTGGCCGATGATGTGGGCTGGGGGGATCTGGGCGCCAACTGGGCAGAGACGAAGGAGACCCCGCATTTGGATCGGTTGGCTGCCGAAGGAACGAG GTTCGTGGATTTCCACTCAGCAGCGTCCACGTGCTCCCCGTCCCGTGCCTCGCTGCTCACAGGGCGCCTGGGGCTGCGCAACGGGGTCACCCACAACTTCGGCATCTCCTCGCTCGGGGGGCTCCCCCTCAACGAGACCACCCTGGCCCAGGTCCTGAGGGAGGCTGGGTACAGCACGGGGGCCATAG GCAAGTGGCACCTGGGGCACCACAGCCACCATCACCCCAACTCCCGCG GCTTCGACTTCTACTTTGGGATCCCCTACAGCCACGACATGGGCTGCACGGACAGCCCTGGCTACAACGTgccgccctgcccgccctgcccgcgGCGCGGTGCCACTGCCAG GGTGGCGAGGAGGGACTGTTACACAGAGGTTGCCCTGCCTCTCTTCGAGAACCTCACCATCGTCCAGCAGCCCGTGGAGCTCGGCAGCCTGGCCAGGCGCTACGCGGAGGAGGCAGCACGGTTCATCCAGAGGGCCAG TGACAGCGGACGTCCCTTCTTCCTCTACCTGGCCCTGGCCCATATGCACGTCCCACTGaccccccctgtgccccctgctCCGGGCAGGGGCGTCTACGGAGCCTCCCTGAGCGAGATGGATGCGCTGGTGGGACGGATCAGGGCGGTCGCTGACAGCCTGGGCAAGGGCAGCACGCTGCTGTGGTTCACAG GTGACAATGGCCCCTGGGCACAGAAGTGTGAGCTGGCAGGACGCCTAGGGCCATTCGTGGgtgcctggcagaggcagcgAG GCGGGAGCTCGGCGAAGCAAACCACCTGGGAAGGAGGGCACAGGGTGCCAGCCCTGGTGTACTGGCCTGGCCGTGTCCCTGCCGGGAGGAcgagccctgctctgctcag TGTCCTGGACATCTTCCCCACGCTGGTggccctggctggggcagcgctgccccccAACAGGCGCTTTGATGGCTTGGATGTGTCCCCAGTTCTCTTTGGCTGGTCGGATGTGGGGCACAAG GTTCTGCTGCACCCCAACAGCGGCGCAGGCGGGAAGGTGGGCGAGGTGGAGGCGCTGCGGCTGGCTCAGTACAAGGCCTTTTACACCACAG GAGGAGCCATGGCCTGTGATGGCAGCACTGGGCCGGCGGAGCGGCACCAACCACCCCTCATTTTCAACCTGGACCGTGACATCCAGGAGCAGCAACCTCTGGATGTGGCCTCCAGGGAGTaccaggcagtgctgcctgccATCAGCAGGGCCTATGCCCAAGCTCTGCAGGACATTGCAGCAGACAATGTCTCAGTTGCAGATTATTCCCAGGATCCAGCTGCAATTCCCTGCTGCAACGTGCAGCACGTGGGCTGCCGGTGCCACGGGGCTCACGGAGGTTTGGGATCCTCATGGGATCCCCAGGTGGAAAAGAGAACACCACGGCTTTGTCTTTAA